One window of Methanosphaera cuniculi genomic DNA carries:
- the comA gene encoding phosphosulfolactate synthase yields the protein MKAFEFLDKVGKIDTNTMVLDKAIGYNTLDDMLTMTGEYFNLVKYGWGTSILIDEDIIQKKNDLYHTYDIKTYPGGTLFELAYKYGEIDKFFDTLDKLNFNAVEISNGSTDIPEVDRADIIKQAKQLGFFTLSEVGKKNPKLDQEYSEQTRVELINKDLESGSDLVIIEGRESGKNIGIYDNSGNIKKDTFNMIINNTKKDKILWEAPQKNQQIDLILTLGNNVNLGNINSNDIISLETLRRGLRGDTLGKV from the coding sequence ATGAAAGCATTTGAATTTTTAGATAAAGTAGGAAAAATAGACACAAATACAATGGTACTAGATAAAGCAATAGGATATAATACACTTGATGACATGCTTACTATGACAGGAGAATACTTTAATCTAGTAAAATATGGATGGGGAACATCAATACTAATTGATGAGGATATTATACAAAAGAAAAATGACTTATATCATACCTATGATATTAAAACATATCCTGGAGGAACACTCTTTGAACTAGCATACAAATATGGTGAAATAGACAAATTCTTTGACACACTAGATAAACTAAACTTTAATGCAGTAGAAATATCAAATGGATCTACAGACATACCAGAAGTAGATCGTGCTGATATAATAAAACAAGCAAAACAATTAGGATTCTTCACACTCTCAGAAGTAGGAAAGAAAAATCCAAAACTAGACCAAGAATACTCCGAACAAACACGTGTTGAACTAATAAATAAAGATCTTGAAAGTGGATCAGATCTTGTAATAATTGAAGGTCGTGAAAGTGGTAAAAATATAGGAATATATGATAATAGTGGAAATATAAAAAAAGACACATTCAACATGATAATTAATAACACAAAAAAAGATAAAATACTATGGGAAGCACCACAAAAAAATCAACAAATAGACCTCATACTAACATTAGGAAATAATGTAAACCTGGGAAACATAAACTCAAATGATATAATATCACTTGAAACACTAAGACGAGGATTAAGAGGAGACACACTTGGAAAAGTATAA
- a CDS encoding PemB family protein — protein MVNRKYPILLSILIITLLLGITTASAVNMDNTDNIHTTNTDNIHTTTTTKTQQDNPTITTKQQENTKTIQKENTKINNTKKINIKNEKTTNKEIKKDSEINYYVSNNGSDDNTGSETNPFKTIQTAINKTDDQSTYNIYITAGTYKGVGNTNLTVNGNHKINFIGAGINQTILDGEVNYTVGGGSVWGADEYWNPYTIHSGNWGMNITKGTGLITIKNMNIQHMVSTGGSNIATYKTATVDNYGNLKVDNVYFYYNLAGVGAGIRNNANATLVVNNSIFSENRKSSSTGNFGPGVYNNGTATIDNCQFIKNAARWGTVTNDRVLNITNSIFRDGISYDLGSTYKYGSALTANSGNADFFGQYDLNSLRTIAENCTFINNGQTDIWQGKGDLKVNNCIFNESTGIYIAADRTNRYNASITHIIANSSFINMIPSSLFGSLSVSTGTRFAIYDLAQYNTTIENNEILFTENGYGMYISGYTNVRNNTLKNYIYILNGHNNITGNIIDAKTVYAIDMRSDAENNNITNNTIYANIFTGNKAVNDPQEANIIENNIPETGNNINLTNDNYLTYFNQDGTNTNQITNGTIINICSDLYNKNLTFDNVKIYLKNTDDYVLYNCSIRIMPTANAIINKTIINNGNNNAYAILAESNNNLISFNTITANTINQYKLLLHVETVQK, from the coding sequence ATGGTAAATCGAAAATATCCAATACTTCTAAGTATTTTAATAATCACACTACTACTTGGAATAACCACAGCATCAGCTGTAAACATGGATAACACAGACAACATACACACAACAAACACAGATAACATACACACAACCACAACTACAAAAACACAACAAGATAACCCAACAATAACCACAAAACAACAAGAAAATACTAAAACAATACAAAAAGAAAATACCAAAATAAACAATACAAAAAAAATAAACATCAAAAATGAAAAAACAACAAATAAAGAAATCAAAAAAGATAGTGAAATAAACTACTATGTTTCAAACAATGGATCAGATGATAATACAGGATCTGAAACAAATCCTTTTAAAACAATACAAACAGCAATAAACAAAACAGATGACCAATCAACATACAACATCTACATAACAGCTGGAACATATAAAGGAGTAGGAAACACAAACCTCACAGTTAATGGAAATCACAAAATTAACTTTATAGGAGCAGGTATAAACCAAACAATCCTTGATGGAGAAGTAAATTACACAGTTGGAGGAGGATCAGTTTGGGGAGCAGATGAATACTGGAATCCATACACAATACACTCAGGAAACTGGGGAATGAACATTACAAAAGGTACAGGACTTATCACCATTAAAAACATGAACATACAACACATGGTTAGTACTGGTGGAAGTAATATAGCTACCTACAAAACTGCAACAGTAGATAACTATGGAAACTTAAAAGTTGATAATGTTTACTTCTACTACAACCTCGCTGGAGTAGGAGCAGGTATTAGAAACAATGCAAATGCAACACTAGTTGTAAATAATTCCATATTCTCAGAAAACCGTAAAAGTAGCAGTACAGGAAACTTTGGACCTGGAGTATATAACAATGGAACAGCAACAATAGACAACTGTCAATTTATCAAAAATGCTGCACGTTGGGGTACTGTAACAAATGATCGTGTATTAAATATTACAAACAGTATATTCCGTGATGGAATTTCATATGATCTTGGAAGTACATACAAATATGGTTCAGCTCTAACAGCAAACAGTGGAAATGCAGACTTCTTTGGTCAATATGACCTAAATAGTCTAAGAACAATTGCTGAAAACTGTACATTTATCAACAATGGTCAAACAGACATCTGGCAAGGAAAAGGAGATCTAAAAGTAAATAACTGTATATTTAATGAAAGTACTGGAATATACATTGCTGCTGATAGAACAAACAGATACAATGCAAGTATAACCCACATAATTGCTAATTCAAGCTTTATTAACATGATACCTTCCAGTTTATTTGGATCATTAAGTGTATCAACAGGTACAAGATTTGCTATATATGATCTTGCACAATATAATACAACCATTGAAAATAATGAAATATTATTTACAGAAAATGGTTATGGAATGTATATAAGTGGATATACAAATGTTCGAAATAACACATTAAAAAACTACATCTATATTCTTAACGGACATAACAATATAACAGGAAATATTATAGATGCTAAAACAGTATATGCTATAGATATGAGATCAGATGCAGAAAATAACAACATCACAAATAACACAATATATGCAAACATATTCACAGGAAATAAAGCAGTTAACGATCCTCAAGAAGCTAACATTATAGAAAATAACATCCCAGAAACAGGAAATAATATTAATCTAACAAATGACAACTACTTAACTTATTTTAACCAAGATGGAACAAACACAAACCAAATTACAAATGGAACTATTATCAATATATGTAGTGACTTATACAATAAAAACTTAACATTTGATAATGTAAAAATATATCTTAAAAATACAGATGACTATGTATTATATAATTGTTCTATAAGAATTATGCCAACAGCAAATGCTATAATAAACAAAACCATCATAAATAATGGAAATAATAATGCATATGCAATACTTGCTGAATCAAATAATAACTTAATTAGTTTTAACACAATAACAGCAAATACAATAAACCAATACAAGCTATTATTACACGTGGAAACAGTACAGAAATAA